TCGCCGTCGACATCGACGAGGCCGCCGTCGCCCGCGCGGTGACGAACATCGGCGGTGACACCATCGGGATGGCCTGCGACGCCCGCCGCCGGTCGCAGGTGGCCGCGCTGGCCGACCGGATCCGGGGCGAGTGGGCCGACCGGCTGGAGGTGCTGGTCGCCAACGCCGGGCTGATCGTGCCCGGCCAGGTCGGCTCCGTCGACCCGGACCAGCTGTACGACCAGGTGGACGTGATGCTGGCCTGCCCGGTGCAGCTGATGAACGCCGCGGTCCCGGGGATGCGGGCCCGGGGCCGGGGCCGGTTGCTGGCCACCGTGTCGATGGGTGGGATCATCTCGCTGCCCGGGTCGGCGGCGTACTCGGCGGCCAAGGCCGGCCTGCGGGCATTCTTGACCGCGCTGGCCGCCGAGCTGGCCGGGTCCGGCGTGCGGGTCGCCGGGGTGTACCCGAGCGGGGTGGACACCCCCATGCTGCGGCTGGAGGCCCGGCACGGCGGCAGCCTGCTCAACTTCGTCGGCCGGGTCCACTCGGTCCCCGACGTCGTCGCGGCCTACGAAAAGGCCCTGACCGGGCGGCGTCTGGAGGTGTACCTGCCGTACACGGACAGCATCACCACCCGGCTGGCCCATTCCGTGCCGGGTGCCGCCAACCGGATCATCCCGCTGTTCGAGCGGTTCGGGCGGCGGGGTCACGCGAAGTACCTGGCCCGGATCGACGCCGAGGAAGCATCTGCTGACGGCTGAGTCAAGACCGAAAACGCAATGTGCACAACTATCCTCGGGTCGCCGGGGGCTGTGGACAACCTCGCCCCGGGGTCGGCCGGCTGATCTAGTTTGCTCCCATGGTGTTTCCTTCCGCTCATGTACGCCGGGTGTGGCCGGCCCTGCTGCTGGGTCTGGTCGTCGCGATCGGGCTGACCGCCTGCACCGTCGGGCAGGCCGGTTCGGCGACCGCGGGCTCGGTGTCGACGCCGGACTCCGGGTCGGCGTCGGGCAGGACCTCGGCTCCGGCGTCGGCTTCGGCTTCGGCGTCGGCGTCGGCGTCGGCGTCGGCGTCCGCACCGGCGCCGGGGACCATGTCCGACCGGTCCGTTCCGCTCTCCGCGGCCGGCGACTGGACGTCGGCCGACGTCCAGCCCGGCCCGGCCGGAATCGTCTCACCCGCCGGCGATCTGGTCGCGACTCCGGCCGACGGCCGGATCTGTTTCGCGCCGATCCTGGCCGGCGAGGCCACCTGCGTCGAGCTGGCCCCGGCCGACCGACCGTCGTTCGGCCTGTTCTCCCCGGACGGTGCCTGGTTGCTGGTGCTGGCCGGACCCGACGAGCACTCGCGGGCGGCGTACGTCATTCCCGTCACCGGCGGGGTCACCCACGTCATCGGGCCGACCGGCATCGACGACCTGGCGACGACGCCGCCCCCGCACTGGGACCTGGCCACCGCGGCCTGGACCGTGGACAGCTCCGCCGTGCTGCTGGCGCCGCGGACCGACCAACTCGACGCCGCACTCCTGGCCGCCGACCTGGGCTCGAAGCGGATCGGCGAGGTGGGCCAACTGTTCGGGGAGATGACCAACGCCGATCTGCGCATCCGGGCCAGCGCCGTGGGTGTGGCCATGAGCTCCGACGGTCCCTCGAGCGGCCAGTTCCTGTGGTGGCTCGGGGCCGGCACCAAGGTCCTGTATCGGCTTGCTCGCAACGAGTCGAGCGGTGGTTCGGTGTACCTGGTGGCCGCCGACCCACGAGGGCAATCGGTGCTGAGCTGTCCACGGGCGGCGGACGGGACGCTGGGCGCCATCACGGTCACCTCGGTGCAGAGCCCGCAGACCGTCAGCGCCGAATTGCTGCCGGACTCGAAGTCCTGCGGGGGTGCGGCCTTCTCCCCGGACGGCAGCCAGTTGGCGGTGACGGCGATGCTCGACGGCCGGTCCAGCCTGGTCGTGCTCAACGTGGCCAGCGGACGACGCGTGCTGACCGCTGCGCTGCCGGGCGCGGAACCTGCCGTGCCGGCCTCGGTCACCTGGTGGGACGACGTCGTCGTGGTGTCGGACGCCGGTGGGGATCAGGTGGCGCCGTCGTCGGTGATCGTGCGGTTGCGGTGACCGGCGGTGTCAGCGGCAGGTCGCCAGACCGAGCGAGCCGGCGGAGCCGGTCGGCCCGGCCTCCGAAGCGATGACGTATCCACAGCCGTCGGCGGCGCCGGCGATCCCTTCGGCCTGCGGCAGGTCGGGAAACGGCAGGGACCGCGTCGGCCAGTCCGGGAAGTCGCTCAAGGCGGCGGTCGGGTCAGGGGCGGTGTATTCGTGCACGTCGTCGTAGGTGAGCAGCAGCACGCGGCCGGGGGTGGCGGCCAGGTCGGTGGCCACGTTGCCGGTGAGGATGGTGCGCAGCGGCCGGGTGGAACCGGGGATCGGGAATTCGCGGACGAAGCTCAGCTCGCCGCCGCCCGGTTGGCCCCGGTACATCCGGTGGGCCGCGCCGTTGCGCGGTTTGGTCACGATGAGCACCGAGCCGTCCAGGTCGACCAGCATCGACTCGGCGTTGTGCGGCCCATCGGGGTAGGTGTACCGCCATTCGTCGGCGGCGACCGTGAGATGTGGTCCGGCGCCGGTCAGGTCCGGTTCGCCGGCCCGGTAGACGACGACGTCGTCCCGCCGTTCCCGGTTGTCGCCGATGTCGCCGACATACAGGCACTGCCGGGCGCCGTCGATCACCGGGATCGATCCGCAGGGCCCGCCGCCCAGCGCCTCGGCGTTGTCGGCGTCCATTCCGGTCAGGGTGACCCGGGTGACCAGCCTGCCGCGGTCGTCGACCACCGCCAGCTCGTCGGCCCCGGTGCCGTCGTCGATGAGGAAGAACCGGTCCGGCACCGTGGTCGACGCGGCGATGCCGCTGGCCTCGTCGGAGACGCCGGGGGCGAGCGGGACCACCCGCACCATCGGCGCGTCGGTGGCGGAGGGGCTCGGACTGGACCTCGGAGTGGACCCGGTCGAGGGTGTGGCCGGGGCGGGCGCGGATGGCGGGCCGGAAGGCGGCGGGTCGCCGGTCCCGGTACACCCGGCCAGCAGGTTCGTCGCCAGCAGGGTCATCGACAACAGGGTCGCGGTCAGCTGGATCGTCGCCCGGCCCGGTCGGACCGGCGGTCGAGCACGGCGGATCAGGGTCGGTTCACCCGCCGGCGGGCGCGGTTGGGTGGGCCCGGCTCACGCATCTGGACCCTCCGTCCTCGCCGGTCGCGACGGTCGCCGCCCCCGGGCTGCACGGTATCCCGGGACAACAGGCAGTATCGAGCAGGTGAGCATCAGGGTGGTGGGCATCGGCGGGTCCGTGGACGACCATTCGCAGTCGGATCGCGTGTTACGGGCGGTGCTGGCGCAGGCGGTCGAGTTGGGCGCCGATGTCCAGATGTTCACCGGCCTGGATCTGGATCTGCCGCCGTACCACACCGGGGCCGTGCTGCCGGCCCGGGCCACCGGCTACGTGGCCGCGGTCCGGCGGGCCGACGCCGTGGTGATCAGCTCGCCCGGGTACCACGGGACGGTGTCCGGCCTGGTCAAGAATGCCCTGGACTATCTGGAAGAGCTACGCGAGGACGAGCGGCCCTACCTGGACGGTCGCGCCGTCGGGCTGATCGCGGTGGCCCGGGGTTGGCAGGCTGCGGTCTCCACACTGTCCACGCTGCGCCAGGTGGCGCATGCCCTGCGCGGCTGGCCGACCCCGCTGGGACTGGCCATCAACAGCACCGCGACCCGCTTCGACCAGGACGGGTCGACCACCGACGAGGCCGCCGCCGCGTCGGTGCGCCGGCAGGCCGAGCAGATGGTCGACTTCGCCCGACGCTGGTCCCGGCTGCCGTCGGCCTGACCGGGCGTTGCACCGGGCTCGTCCGCCGGTCGGCCACGCACGGGTCCCTCCTCGCGCGGGGCTGCGCCCTGACGCCGGGCTGCGCCCTCGCGCTGGGCTGGGCCCTCACGCCGGGCCTCGCCCCCTCGCGGGGGGCGCCGGCCGGTGCCATCCTCGACCCGGGTGGGCGCGCACCGTCGGGCGCCCGGCCGGAGAGGACTGACATGAGCGCTGTGCCGACTCCCGCGACCGACCAGCTCCGGGCCGCGCGCGATCTGCTGCTGCAGTACCGGGACGACCGCGACCAGGCCGTCGAACGCTTTCGCTGGCCCCGACCCACCACGTTCAACTGGGGCGTCGAGTGGTTCGACGTGATCGCCACGGAGCACCCGGACCGGCCCGCGCTGGTCATCGTCGAACCGGACGGTTCGGTGGGCTCCTGGACCTATGGTCAGCTCGCCCGGCGTACGGATCAGGTGGCCGGCTGGCTGCGGGCCAACGGGGTGCAGCGCGGCGACCGGATCGTGCTGATGCTGGGCAACCAGGTCGAGCTGTGGGAGATCGTGCTGGCCGCGATCAAGATCGGCGCGGTCATCATCCCGGCCAGCACCCTGCTCACCCCGGACGATCTGGCCGACCGGGTGGGCCGCGGCGGTGCCCGGTTCGTGGTTGCCCGGGACGTGGACACCGACGGGTTCCGGCACGTGCCCGGCGTCTTCGTGCGGATCGCCGTCGGCCGCCCGGTCGACGGGTGGATCGAGTACGAGGACAGCGCCGCCTACCCCGACGAGGGTTTCGTGCCCGAGGGAGTCTCCCGGGCCGGCGACCCGCTGCTGCTCTACTTCACCTCGGGCACCACCGCGCTGCCCAAACTGGTCGAGCACACCCAGATCTCCTACCCGATCGGGCATCTGAGCACGATGTACTGGATCGGCCTGCGGCCCGGCGACGTGCACCTGAACATCTCCTCGCCCGGGTGGGCCAAGCACGCCTGGTCCTGCGTGTTCGCGCCCTGGCTGGCTCAGGCGACGGTGCTCGTCTTCAACTACGCCCGGTTCGACGCGGTCGAGCTGATGCGGGTGCTCGACGAGCAGCGGGTGAACACCTTCTGCGCACCGCCGACCGTGTGGCGGATGCTGATCCAGGCCGACCTGAGCCGCCTGACCACGCCGCCGCGGGAGCTGGTCGGGGCCGGGGAACCGCTCAATCCCGAGGTGATCGAGCAGGTCCAGCGGGCCTGGGGAGTGACCATCCGGGACGGCTTCGGGCAGACGGAGATGACCCTCGCGGTCGGCAACGCGCCGGGTCAGCCGGTGCGCCCGGGCTCGATGGGTCGGCCGATGCCCGGCTACCGGGTGGAGCTGCTGGATCCCAGCACCGGAGCGCCGGGGGAGGAGGGCGAGCTGTGCGTCGACCTGTCCGCCGGGACCGTGGGGCTGCTCGCCGGGTATCACGGCGAGCCGAAGCGGACCGCCGAAGCCACCCGGGGCGGCTACTACCACACCGGTGACCTGGCCTCCCGGGATGCGGACGGGTACCTGACCTACGTCGGCCGGGACGACGACGTATTCAAGGCGTCGGATTACCGGATCTCGCCGTTCGCCGTCGAATCGGTGCTGTTGGAGCACCCGGCGGTGGCCGAAGCGGCGGTGGTGCCCTCGCCGGATCCACTGCGACTGGCCGTGCCCAAGGCCTACGTCGTGCTGGCCGAGGGCTACCACCCGAACAAGGTCGCCGCGCGGCTGATCTTCGAGCACTCCCGGGACCGGCTCGCTCCCTACCAGCGGATCCGGCGGCTGGAGTTCGGGCCGCTGCCCAAGACCATCTCCGGCAAGATCCGCCGGGTCGAACTGCGCGGGCAGGAGCAGCAGCGGCACGGCGCCGGCGGCGCCGGTCAGTCCGCGGCCGAAGCCGGCATCGAGTACCGCGTGGAGGACTTCCCCGA
This genomic window from Nakamurella multipartita DSM 44233 contains:
- a CDS encoding SDR family NAD(P)-dependent oxidoreductase, producing the protein MSERLALVTGAAGAIGGGVAIMLRSRGFRVIAVDIDEAAVARAVTNIGGDTIGMACDARRRSQVAALADRIRGEWADRLEVLVANAGLIVPGQVGSVDPDQLYDQVDVMLACPVQLMNAAVPGMRARGRGRLLATVSMGGIISLPGSAAYSAAKAGLRAFLTALAAELAGSGVRVAGVYPSGVDTPMLRLEARHGGSLLNFVGRVHSVPDVVAAYEKALTGRRLEVYLPYTDSITTRLAHSVPGAANRIIPLFERFGRRGHAKYLARIDAEEASADG
- a CDS encoding NADPH-dependent FMN reductase encodes the protein MSIRVVGIGGSVDDHSQSDRVLRAVLAQAVELGADVQMFTGLDLDLPPYHTGAVLPARATGYVAAVRRADAVVISSPGYHGTVSGLVKNALDYLEELREDERPYLDGRAVGLIAVARGWQAAVSTLSTLRQVAHALRGWPTPLGLAINSTATRFDQDGSTTDEAAAASVRRQAEQMVDFARRWSRLPSA
- a CDS encoding AMP-binding protein, producing the protein MSAVPTPATDQLRAARDLLLQYRDDRDQAVERFRWPRPTTFNWGVEWFDVIATEHPDRPALVIVEPDGSVGSWTYGQLARRTDQVAGWLRANGVQRGDRIVLMLGNQVELWEIVLAAIKIGAVIIPASTLLTPDDLADRVGRGGARFVVARDVDTDGFRHVPGVFVRIAVGRPVDGWIEYEDSAAYPDEGFVPEGVSRAGDPLLLYFTSGTTALPKLVEHTQISYPIGHLSTMYWIGLRPGDVHLNISSPGWAKHAWSCVFAPWLAQATVLVFNYARFDAVELMRVLDEQRVNTFCAPPTVWRMLIQADLSRLTTPPRELVGAGEPLNPEVIEQVQRAWGVTIRDGFGQTEMTLAVGNAPGQPVRPGSMGRPMPGYRVELLDPSTGAPGEEGELCVDLSAGTVGLLAGYHGEPKRTAEATRGGYYHTGDLASRDADGYLTYVGRDDDVFKASDYRISPFAVESVLLEHPAVAEAAVVPSPDPLRLAVPKAYVVLAEGYHPNKVAARLIFEHSRDRLAPYQRIRRLEFGPLPKTISGKIRRVELRGQEQQRHGAGGAGQSAAEAGIEYRVEDFPELR